In Aquila chrysaetos chrysaetos chromosome W, bAquChr1.4, whole genome shotgun sequence, a single window of DNA contains:
- the LOC121232754 gene encoding uncharacterized protein LOC121232754 has translation MNDTASRNLGRIKEDYKALGMQAKSIGAQVIFSSILPVRGKGLARNRCIMQINFWLRGWCRCEGFGFYDNGTFFDDYSLLGRDGIHLSRRGKGIFGSSLAGLGDCGSPIECLWVKIRGVVSKGDLTVDICYRPPNQDDKANEAIFGSLRWDKASETQRTWDRRTSSRHRDFSGRPLIPVPRAHKPRPLDGYQKQKIIPVEVNNAVIPVIWAGEVPGKSKRAAPVRIDLKPGSSPVRIKQYPLKLESRKGLVPIIQKFLKYKLLIECESKYNTPILPVKKANGKDYRLVQDLRAINQIVQDIHPVVANPNTLLTTLTEKQEWFTVLDLKDAFFCIPLDPNGQELLLLNGKILRLGEKRNIHGQSCLKALRTALPFLEINWHEN, from the exons ATGAATGACACCGCAAGCCGGAACCTGGGCAGAATCAAGGAAGACTACAAAGCCCTGGGGATGCAAGCAAAAAGTATTGGTGCCCAAGttatcttttcttccattttaccAGTTAGAGGAAAGGGTTTAGCCAGAAATAGATGTATAATGCAAATCAACTTCTGGCTTCGTGGCTGGTGCCGTTGTGAGGGTTTTGGCTTTTATGACAACGGGACATTCTTCGATGACTATAGCCTGTTAGGGAGGGATGGTATCCACCTGTCTAGAAGAGGCAAGGGAATCTTTGGCAGCAGTCTGGCCGGCTTG GGCGATTGTGGCAGCCCTATCGAATGCCTCTGGGTCAAGATCAGAGGGGTCGTCTCCAAGGGGGATCTTACAGTAGACATCTGCTACCGACCTCCAAACCAAGATGATAAGGCCAATGAAGCAATATTTGGGTCACTTAG ATGGGACAAGGCTTCTGAGACTCAACGGACATGGGATCGCAGGACCTCCAGCCGGCACCGAGATTTCTCGGGGAGACCCTTGATCCCCGTTCCCCGGGCTCACAAGCCAAGGCCACtg GACGGTTACCAAAAGCAGAAGATCATACCAGTCGaagtaaataatgctgtaattccaGTCATCTGGGCTGGGGAAGTTCCTGGTAAATCCAAAAGAGCAGCGCCTGTGAGAATTGATTTAAAGCCAGGATCGAGTccggtaagaattaaacaataccccCTAAAACTGGAAAGTCGGAAAGGGTTAGTACCgataatacaaaaatttctaaagTACAAATTGTTAATAGAATGTGAATCCAAATATAACACCCCAATCTTGCCTGTTAAAAAGGCTAATGGAAAAGATTACAGGTTAGTTCAAGACCTCAGAGCGATAAATCAAATAGTACAAGATATTCATCCGGTAGTAGCAAATCCTAATACTTTGTTAACAACcctaacagagaaacaagaatggtTCACAGTGTTAGActtaaaagatgcctttttctgtattcccttgGATCCCAATGGTCAAGAGctgttgcttttgaatgggaaaatcctgagactgggagaaaaacGCAATATACATGGACAGTCTTGCCTCAAGGCTTTAAGAACAGCcctaccatttttggaaatcaattgGCACGAGAACtag